The genome window TTCTTGGCCAGCACCTTTGAAGGGATATCGGGCAGCGAGATGTAGGTCGAGCGACCCCCTTCCTTCTCGCTTCTTACAACCGTCTCCAGAATGTTCTGCCGGTCCATGTCCTGCACGTAGGTCCAGAACTGCGTGTGCTTTCTAGGCTCGTGGCCATACTCTTCGCACACGACCGCATACGTCTTTTCGGCGACTGTGATGCCGATGTAGAGATTACTCTTCATGGCCCTTGCGATAGCCAGGAGCGCAAGCTTCCTATTGGTGTCCAGCCCTGTGAGTTTGCTTTCTGTGACGACGCTGTTTATGTTGGCCTTCGCTTCTCTGACATCCTCGGTGTCGATAAACCCCTGCGGATGGCCCTCGGCTATGGCGGCCGAGTCTCTGAGAAGTTCGATGGCGAACCTCGCGTCCCCGAATTCGGAGGCCACGTCTGCTATCAGTTCGATCACATCGTCGGAGTATCTTCCGCCGATAAGAGACTCTTCCGCCCTGACCTTGGCTATTGAATACAGCTCGTCCCTGGCGTACTTGTCGAAAGTTATTGCGTTGCCCCTCCCAAACGTAGACATAGACGCTTCATCGAGCATCCCATAAATGGAATGCTGCGATATCAATATCAGGGATATTCCCGCTTTACCTCTGGCCACATCGGAAAAACGTGTAAGCTGATAAACCAGATCGACGTTGTTCTTCTTCAAGAGCACATCGACCTCGTCCAGCACTATGATCACAGGAACGCTTCCGGATTCGATGTGGGCGGTGAACGCCCTCATCATCTCGTCTGACGAGAATCCTCTTTCCGGAAAACCTTTATCGAAATGCCTCAGAAGCTCAAGTATCACTCCGGCCTCGGTATTTCTGTTCCTACAGTTGACGAATATCACATCTATCGGCCTTCCCGACCTGGATAAATGCCTGGCTGTGTTTTCGCAGAAACGTTTCGCGGTCGCCGTTTTACCGGTACCGACGTTGCCTGTCAAAAACGCATAGCTGGCCGTTCCGCTCTCGGCGAGAGGGCGGAAGTACATCTCCAGACGGGACATCTGCCCTTCTCTGTGGACCAGCCTCTCCGGTACGTAATTGAAGGAGAGCTTATCCATATCGCGGATGACCGTAGATGCCTTGTCGAACATTTCAGTTCCTGCTGTGGCGTATCAGGCCCGAGCATCCGAAGACCTCGATTCCTTTCTCCTCCCACACATCGCATATCAGGTTTATACCTATAGAATCGGACGCCATGTGGCCCGATATTACAAGATTGATGCCTGCCTTCCTGGCTTCTTCTATGTGGCTCTCCGGGAAGTGCATCCCCACTACAGTACCGACCCCGGCCTGCGAGAACTTATCGTATATCTCCTTGGGCCCGGAGGTTCCGCCGGTCATCTTGGCAACCGCTCTTCCGCACCTGTTGTCTTTGCTCCCTACTATGATCGTGGGAGGATTGTTATATTTAGCTGCCTGGATCATCTCCGGTTCCTTGAGTAGTCTGTCGACTATGTCCCCCAAATTCCTGGGCTGGAGGTCTTCCAGCAATCTGTCCATATGCTTCTGCACCATATTATCGGCCGGAGAATGGATATTGAACATCGGGATGCCCAGAAGAGTTGCGGCGTCCGAGGACTGATTGAAATTGGAGCCCATTACGTTCCTGAGAACCTCGTCCATCCTCGGCTTCATCAGCGATTCACAGACATTTATCGGCACCCCCTCGGAGGCGTACATATCGGTCTGCATGCGCATGACCTCCGGGAACGGGACCTTGGACATGCCGGTCGGGTGGTGTGCTACGACAGCGGATATGGTCTGTCCTTTCTCCCTGAGCCTGTCGGCCAGGAGCATTTCTCCGGTACCTATGTCGATGCCCCACATGAACCTCTCGGCTTCCAGTTCCTTCGATTCCTCGATAAGCGCTGAAAATCTCGAATCGGCATATGGGTTCCAGAGCCTCTCCTGATCGTACAACTGCTTCTTATCGTCGGAAAGCGAGTCGAATTTGGCCTTCTCCTCTTTTATGGCTATATCCACTTCGGCCTGGGAACGAGGGTCGTTCTTCTTACCTGTCTCGATAGCCAGTTTGTAGGCCTCGTATATCTTCATGAGTTCCCGAATGTAAAACAGACGTATAATCTATTCTTACCTGCGCTATGAAACCTTTTTGTCCGCTCAAGAAAAAAGCAGGGTAAATTTATCATAGAATGAACAGATTGACCATTGATAAAATGAATGAAATCTGGACGGAGAAGTACAGGCCGAAGGTCTTGAAGGATGTTGTAGGTCAGCAGAACGTCACCGAGAGGCTCTCATCATATGTAATGTCCAGGAACATGCCGCATCTGATGTTTACAGGCCCTGCCGGCACAGGAAAGACCACCTGTGCCCTGGCCCTAGCAAGGGAGATGTTCGGAGACCAGTGGAGGGGCAACTTCATAGAGCTAAATGCCTCGGACGAGAGAGGCATCGATGTGGTGAGGGGGAAGATCAAGGAATTCGCCAGGACATCTCCGCTCGGCGGTGCCGACTTTAAAATAATATTCATGGACGAGGCAGATGCGCTCACGAACGACGCCCAATCCGCTCTGAGAAGGACAATGGAAAAATATTCCAAGATCTGCCGTTTCGTACTGTCCTGCAACTACTCATCGAAGATAATCGACCCCATTCAGTCCAGATGTGCCATATTCCGTTTCAGGCCACTGACCAGAGAGGATGTGGAGAAGTACTTGGGAATGATTATCGACAAAGAAGGCATCAAAATCCAAGATGACGCACTTCAGGGACTGGTACATGTGGCCAGAGGAGATATGAGGCGCGCGGTGAACTCGCTCCAGGTCGCCGCATCCCTGGGAAGACAGATCGATATAGATACGATATACCAGACCACCGGAATAGCAAACCCGGACGAGGTCAAGAAAATACTGGAGACCGCACTGGCAGGCAACTTCGTACTGGCCAGGGACATGCTCGACCAGACGATGATAAACTTCGGGCTGTCCGGACAGGACATAGTCCGCCAGATACATTCGATGTTCTTCGAGCTCAGCATCTCCGATGCAGAGAAGGTCCGTCTTGTGGACAAGACCGGAGAGATCGAGTTCCGGATCGTCGAGGGAAGCAACGAGAGGATACAGCTCGAAGCGTTGCTGGCCTACCTCGTAATGATCGGCGGAGCCAAGCGGTGATTTTGACATCTGGAACTTAATTATCA of Methanomassiliicoccaceae archaeon contains these proteins:
- a CDS encoding AAA family ATPase translates to MFDKASTVIRDMDKLSFNYVPERLVHREGQMSRLEMYFRPLAESGTASYAFLTGNVGTGKTATAKRFCENTARHLSRSGRPIDVIFVNCRNRNTEAGVILELLRHFDKGFPERGFSSDEMMRAFTAHIESGSVPVIIVLDEVDVLLKKNNVDLVYQLTRFSDVARGKAGISLILISQHSIYGMLDEASMSTFGRGNAITFDKYARDELYSIAKVRAEESLIGGRYSDDVIELIADVASEFGDARFAIELLRDSAAIAEGHPQGFIDTEDVREAKANINSVVTESKLTGLDTNRKLALLAIARAMKSNLYIGITVAEKTYAVVCEEYGHEPRKHTQFWTYVQDMDRQNILETVVRSEKEGGRSTYISLPDIPSKVLAKKLEALLEGRTVASAEEI
- a CDS encoding replication factor C small subunit; the protein is MNEIWTEKYRPKVLKDVVGQQNVTERLSSYVMSRNMPHLMFTGPAGTGKTTCALALAREMFGDQWRGNFIELNASDERGIDVVRGKIKEFARTSPLGGADFKIIFMDEADALTNDAQSALRRTMEKYSKICRFVLSCNYSSKIIDPIQSRCAIFRFRPLTREDVEKYLGMIIDKEGIKIQDDALQGLVHVARGDMRRAVNSLQVAASLGRQIDIDTIYQTTGIANPDEVKKILETALAGNFVLARDMLDQTMINFGLSGQDIVRQIHSMFFELSISDAEKVRLVDKTGEIEFRIVEGSNERIQLEALLAYLVMIGGAKR